In Drosophila bipectinata strain 14024-0381.07 chromosome 2R, DbipHiC1v2, whole genome shotgun sequence, one genomic interval encodes:
- the metro gene encoding MAGUK p55 subfamily member 7 isoform X3, with translation MKSNPISRIRPYPTKLHFVPKINRKLKKKINETQTGAQSAEPIVGATIKTDEESGKIIIARIMHGGAADRSGLIHVGDEVIEVNNINVEGKTPGDVLTILQNSEGTITFKLVPADNKGAQRESKVRVRAHFDYNPDVDPYIPCKEAGLAFQRGDVLHIVGQDDAYWWQARKEHERSARAGLIPSRALQERRILHDRSQREGTDLDSKPGSCASLCTTPPGSPRLPASSSSSSCRQPKTKKIMYDLTENDDFDREQIATYEEVAKLYPRPGVFRPVVLIGAPGVGRNELRRRLIARDPEKFRSPVPYTTRPMRTGEVAGREYIFVAREKMDADIEAGKFVEHGEYKGHLYGTSAESVKSIVNAGCVCVISPHYQAIKTLRTAQLKPFLIHVKPPELDVLKATRTEARAKSTFDEANARSFTDEEFEDMIKSAERIDFLYGHFFDVEIVNGELVNAFEQLVQNVQRLENEPLWAPSMWVQ, from the exons ATGAAATCGAATCCAATCTCTCGAATTCGCCCATACCCAACTAAACTGCATTTTGTACCAAAAATCAatcgaaaattaaaaaaaaaaataaatgaaacacAGACAGGAGCACAGAGTGCGGAGCCAATTGTT gGGGCCACCATAAAAACCGACGAGGAGTCTGGCAAGATAATCATTGCGAGAATTATGCACGGAGGCGCTGCAGATCGCTCTGGTTTGATACACGTCGGTGACGAGGTCATCGAGGTCAACAACATCAATGTGGAGGGCAAGACGCCAGGCGATGTCCTCACTATTTTG CAAAATTCGGAGGGGACTATCACCTTTAAACTGGTTCCTGCGGACAACAAGGGTGCCCAGCGCGAGTCCAAGGTGCGAGTCCGCGCTCACTTCGACTACAACCCGGACGTGGATCCGTACATCCCCTGCAAGGAGGCAGGCTTGGCCTTCCAGCGCGGCGATGTGCTGCACATCGTGGGCCAGGACGACGCCTACTGGTGGCAGGCGCGCAAGGAGCACGAGCGCTCGGCGCGGGCTGGACTGATTCCCAGCCGGGCACTGCAGGAGCGGCGCATCCTCCACGACCGATCCCAGCGGGAGGGCACTGATCTGGACTCGAAGC CCGGTTCATGTGCCTCATTATGCACCACCCCACCCGGCTCCCCCCGCCTGCCGGCGAGTAGCAGTAGCTCCTCCTGCCGCCAGCCAAAGACTAAAAAGATCATGTACGATTTGACAGAAAACGACGACTTTGACCGGGAGCAGATCGCCACGTACGAGGAGGTGGCCAAGCTGTATCCCCGTCCCGGAGTCTTCAGGCCCGTGGTGCTCATCGGTGCACCCGGAGTGGGTCGGAATGAGCTACGCCGTCGGCTAATAGCCAGGGATCCAGAGAAGTTCCGCAGTCCAGTGCCAT ACACCACACGACCAATGCGCACTGGAGAAGTAGCTGGCAGGGAGTACATTTTTGTGGCCCGAGAGAAAATGGATGCGGACATCGAGGCGGGAAAGTTTGTGGAGCATGGCGAGTACAAGGGACACCTGTATGGCACCTCGGCGGAGAGTGTCAAGTCGATCGTGAATGCCGGGTGCGTTTGCGTCATCAGTCCCCACTACCAGGCCATCAAGACGCTGCGCACCGCCCAGCTGAAGCCGTTCCTGATCCACGTAAAGCCGCCAGAGCTAGATGTCCTGAAGGCCACCCGCACGGAGGCGAGGGCCAAGAGCACCTTCGATGAGGCGAACGCCCGAAGCTTCACCGACGAGGAGTTCGAGGACATGATCAAGTCAGCAGAGCGGATCGACTTCCTTTACGGCCACTTCTTCGACGTGGAGATCGTGAACGGAGAGCTGGTGAACGCCTTCGAGCAGCTGGTCCAGAATGTCCAGCGTCTGGAGAACGAGCCGCTCTGGGCCCCGTCCATGTGGGTGCAGTAG
- the metro gene encoding MAGUK p55 subfamily member 7 isoform X1 — protein sequence MLAAVMASDINWDPALSKLITTLKESENLSNDQEIDFLKALLESKELNALVNVHTKVAKVGRDDRLAPVLSTSAQVLYEVLEQLSQRCHLSDDCREAFHLLQDSHVQHLLFAHDAIAQKDFYPHLPEAPVEMDEDEETIKIVQLVKSNEPLGATIKTDEESGKIIIARIMHGGAADRSGLIHVGDEVIEVNNINVEGKTPGDVLTILQNSEGTITFKLVPADNKGAQRESKVRVRAHFDYNPDVDPYIPCKEAGLAFQRGDVLHIVGQDDAYWWQARKEHERSARAGLIPSRALQERRILHDRSQREGTDLDSKPGSCASLCTTPPGSPRLPASSSSSSCRQPKTKKIMYDLTENDDFDREQIATYEEVAKLYPRPGVFRPVVLIGAPGVGRNELRRRLIARDPEKFRSPVPYTTRPMRTGEVAGREYIFVAREKMDADIEAGKFVEHGEYKGHLYGTSAESVKSIVNAGCVCVISPHYQAIKTLRTAQLKPFLIHVKPPELDVLKATRTEARAKSTFDEANARSFTDEEFEDMIKSAERIDFLYGHFFDVEIVNGELVNAFEQLVQNVQRLENEPLWAPSMWVQ from the exons ATGCTAGCAGCAGTTATGGCATCTGACATAAactgggatccag CTCTTTCCAAATTGATCACCACACTTAAGGAGTCGGAGAATCTGTCCAATGACCAGGAGATTGACTTCCTTAAGGCCCTGCTCGAGTCCAAGGAGCTCAATGCCctcgtcaatgtccacacgaaAGTGGCCAAGGTGGGCCGGGATGATCGCCTAGCCCCAGTGCTTTCCACCTCAGCCCAGGTGTTGTACGAGGTCCTGGAACAGCTATCGCAACGCTGCCACCTGAGTGATGACTGCCGGGAGGCCTTTCATCTGCTTCAGGACTCCCATGTCCAG CACCTCTTATTCGCCCATGATGCCATCGCTCAAAAGGACTTCTATCCCCACCTGCCAGAGGCACCTGTGGAAatggacgaggacgaggagacCATCAAGATCGTTCAGCTGGTCAAGAGCAACGAGCCGCTG gGGGCCACCATAAAAACCGACGAGGAGTCTGGCAAGATAATCATTGCGAGAATTATGCACGGAGGCGCTGCAGATCGCTCTGGTTTGATACACGTCGGTGACGAGGTCATCGAGGTCAACAACATCAATGTGGAGGGCAAGACGCCAGGCGATGTCCTCACTATTTTG CAAAATTCGGAGGGGACTATCACCTTTAAACTGGTTCCTGCGGACAACAAGGGTGCCCAGCGCGAGTCCAAGGTGCGAGTCCGCGCTCACTTCGACTACAACCCGGACGTGGATCCGTACATCCCCTGCAAGGAGGCAGGCTTGGCCTTCCAGCGCGGCGATGTGCTGCACATCGTGGGCCAGGACGACGCCTACTGGTGGCAGGCGCGCAAGGAGCACGAGCGCTCGGCGCGGGCTGGACTGATTCCCAGCCGGGCACTGCAGGAGCGGCGCATCCTCCACGACCGATCCCAGCGGGAGGGCACTGATCTGGACTCGAAGC CCGGTTCATGTGCCTCATTATGCACCACCCCACCCGGCTCCCCCCGCCTGCCGGCGAGTAGCAGTAGCTCCTCCTGCCGCCAGCCAAAGACTAAAAAGATCATGTACGATTTGACAGAAAACGACGACTTTGACCGGGAGCAGATCGCCACGTACGAGGAGGTGGCCAAGCTGTATCCCCGTCCCGGAGTCTTCAGGCCCGTGGTGCTCATCGGTGCACCCGGAGTGGGTCGGAATGAGCTACGCCGTCGGCTAATAGCCAGGGATCCAGAGAAGTTCCGCAGTCCAGTGCCAT ACACCACACGACCAATGCGCACTGGAGAAGTAGCTGGCAGGGAGTACATTTTTGTGGCCCGAGAGAAAATGGATGCGGACATCGAGGCGGGAAAGTTTGTGGAGCATGGCGAGTACAAGGGACACCTGTATGGCACCTCGGCGGAGAGTGTCAAGTCGATCGTGAATGCCGGGTGCGTTTGCGTCATCAGTCCCCACTACCAGGCCATCAAGACGCTGCGCACCGCCCAGCTGAAGCCGTTCCTGATCCACGTAAAGCCGCCAGAGCTAGATGTCCTGAAGGCCACCCGCACGGAGGCGAGGGCCAAGAGCACCTTCGATGAGGCGAACGCCCGAAGCTTCACCGACGAGGAGTTCGAGGACATGATCAAGTCAGCAGAGCGGATCGACTTCCTTTACGGCCACTTCTTCGACGTGGAGATCGTGAACGGAGAGCTGGTGAACGCCTTCGAGCAGCTGGTCCAGAATGTCCAGCGTCTGGAGAACGAGCCGCTCTGGGCCCCGTCCATGTGGGTGCAGTAG
- the metro gene encoding MAGUK p55 subfamily member 7 isoform X2: MLAAVMASDINWDPALSKLITTLKESENLSNDQEIDFLKALLESKELNALVNVHTKVAKVGRDDRLAPVLSTSAQVLYEVLEQLSQRCHLSDDCREAFHLLQDSHVQHLLFAHDAIAQKDFYPHLPEAPVEMDEDEETIKIVQLVKSNEPLGATIKTDEESGKIIIARIMHGGAADRSGLIHVGDEVIEVNNINVEGKTPGDVLTILQNSEGTITFKLVPADNKGAQRESKVRVRAHFDYNPDVDPYIPCKEAGLAFQRGDVLHIVGQDDAYWWQARKEHERSARAGLIPSRALQERRILHDRSQREGTDLDSKQNDDFDREQIATYEEVAKLYPRPGVFRPVVLIGAPGVGRNELRRRLIARDPEKFRSPVPYTTRPMRTGEVAGREYIFVAREKMDADIEAGKFVEHGEYKGHLYGTSAESVKSIVNAGCVCVISPHYQAIKTLRTAQLKPFLIHVKPPELDVLKATRTEARAKSTFDEANARSFTDEEFEDMIKSAERIDFLYGHFFDVEIVNGELVNAFEQLVQNVQRLENEPLWAPSMWVQ; the protein is encoded by the exons ATGCTAGCAGCAGTTATGGCATCTGACATAAactgggatccag CTCTTTCCAAATTGATCACCACACTTAAGGAGTCGGAGAATCTGTCCAATGACCAGGAGATTGACTTCCTTAAGGCCCTGCTCGAGTCCAAGGAGCTCAATGCCctcgtcaatgtccacacgaaAGTGGCCAAGGTGGGCCGGGATGATCGCCTAGCCCCAGTGCTTTCCACCTCAGCCCAGGTGTTGTACGAGGTCCTGGAACAGCTATCGCAACGCTGCCACCTGAGTGATGACTGCCGGGAGGCCTTTCATCTGCTTCAGGACTCCCATGTCCAG CACCTCTTATTCGCCCATGATGCCATCGCTCAAAAGGACTTCTATCCCCACCTGCCAGAGGCACCTGTGGAAatggacgaggacgaggagacCATCAAGATCGTTCAGCTGGTCAAGAGCAACGAGCCGCTG gGGGCCACCATAAAAACCGACGAGGAGTCTGGCAAGATAATCATTGCGAGAATTATGCACGGAGGCGCTGCAGATCGCTCTGGTTTGATACACGTCGGTGACGAGGTCATCGAGGTCAACAACATCAATGTGGAGGGCAAGACGCCAGGCGATGTCCTCACTATTTTG CAAAATTCGGAGGGGACTATCACCTTTAAACTGGTTCCTGCGGACAACAAGGGTGCCCAGCGCGAGTCCAAGGTGCGAGTCCGCGCTCACTTCGACTACAACCCGGACGTGGATCCGTACATCCCCTGCAAGGAGGCAGGCTTGGCCTTCCAGCGCGGCGATGTGCTGCACATCGTGGGCCAGGACGACGCCTACTGGTGGCAGGCGCGCAAGGAGCACGAGCGCTCGGCGCGGGCTGGACTGATTCCCAGCCGGGCACTGCAGGAGCGGCGCATCCTCCACGACCGATCCCAGCGGGAGGGCACTGATCTGGACTCGAAGC AAAACGACGACTTTGACCGGGAGCAGATCGCCACGTACGAGGAGGTGGCCAAGCTGTATCCCCGTCCCGGAGTCTTCAGGCCCGTGGTGCTCATCGGTGCACCCGGAGTGGGTCGGAATGAGCTACGCCGTCGGCTAATAGCCAGGGATCCAGAGAAGTTCCGCAGTCCAGTGCCAT ACACCACACGACCAATGCGCACTGGAGAAGTAGCTGGCAGGGAGTACATTTTTGTGGCCCGAGAGAAAATGGATGCGGACATCGAGGCGGGAAAGTTTGTGGAGCATGGCGAGTACAAGGGACACCTGTATGGCACCTCGGCGGAGAGTGTCAAGTCGATCGTGAATGCCGGGTGCGTTTGCGTCATCAGTCCCCACTACCAGGCCATCAAGACGCTGCGCACCGCCCAGCTGAAGCCGTTCCTGATCCACGTAAAGCCGCCAGAGCTAGATGTCCTGAAGGCCACCCGCACGGAGGCGAGGGCCAAGAGCACCTTCGATGAGGCGAACGCCCGAAGCTTCACCGACGAGGAGTTCGAGGACATGATCAAGTCAGCAGAGCGGATCGACTTCCTTTACGGCCACTTCTTCGACGTGGAGATCGTGAACGGAGAGCTGGTGAACGCCTTCGAGCAGCTGGTCCAGAATGTCCAGCGTCTGGAGAACGAGCCGCTCTGGGCCCCGTCCATGTGGGTGCAGTAG
- the LOC108131509 gene encoding uncharacterized protein: MLGLAFQTVFGHKATMKYNPQVKIFLLLGICICQILADPLGGGVAGIGAVGGVGAIGGVGGLGGIQQVPVIQQVPVVQQVPIIQQQQPQALGLVGGGGLIGGGIGAGAGFGHYKESYRVRARGLGGGFRARYDKKFGGGVAGFGAAAGAGAGGLGLLG, encoded by the coding sequence ATGTTGGGATTGGCATTTCAAACCGTTTTCGGACACAAGGCGACTATGAAGTACAATCCGCAAGTGAAAATATTTCTCCTCCTCGGCATCTGTATCTGTCAGATACTGGCTGATCCCCTGGGAGGAGGTGTAGCCGGAATTGGAGCAGTCGGTGGCGTTGGAGCCATTGGTGGAGTCGGCGGCTTGGGTGGAATACAGCAAGTACCGGTAATCCAGCAGGTGCCGGTGGTGCAACAGGTGCCCAtcatccagcagcagcagccccaaGCCCTGGGACTTGTCGGCGGTGGAGGTTTGATTGGCGGAGGAATCGGAGCAGGGGCCGGCTTCGGGCACTACAAGGAGAGCTATCGAGTGCGAGCCAGAGGCCTGGGCGGTGGATTCCGTGCCCGCTACGACAAGAAGTTCGGCGGAGGTGTGGCTGGGTTCGGAGCTgcggcaggagcaggagcaggtgGTCTCGGCCTGTTGGGCTAA
- the LOC108131510 gene encoding uncharacterized protein, which yields MLWQTVVYLLALTFALVSSTPILSSNDRELIRKPRHIGGFGGGGGIIGGGIIGGGAVAAAPPIVAAPAIQTVPIVSTVPVITTVPVVSAVQTIPSYGYGYPQVGGLGGLGGLGGLGGIGGGGVGGGFVGGAVGFAKFKGGFFG from the coding sequence ATGTTGTGGCAAACGGTGGTCTACCTGCTCGCTCTGACGTTTGCCCTGGTCAGTAGCACGCCGATCCTCTCCAGCAACGACCGGGAATTGATACGGAAGCCCCGGCACATTGGCGGATTCGGAGGTGGCGGTGGAATCATCGGGGGAGGCATCATTGGCGGTGGAGCCGTGGCAGCTGCTCCTCCCATTGTGGCTGCTCCAGCCATCCAAACAGTGCCCATCGTGTCCACAGTTCCTGTGATCACAACTGTACCGGTGGTATCTGCCGTTCAAACGATACCATCCTATGGCTACGGATATCCCCAGGTTGGAGGACTAGGTGGACTAGGTGGACTCGGAGGACTCGGCGGCATCGGAGGCGGCGGCGTTGGTGGTGGCTTTGTGGGAGGCGCGGTAGGATTTGCCAAATTCAAAGGCGGCTTCTTTGGCTAA
- the LOC108131537 gene encoding uncharacterized protein, which yields MDYKRILFMLSLAVLLFCNFVQASEPETDVAKEKPSAVQLSEAGETTHNEEGDRKVRQYFGPPPFGPPPPPFFGPPPPPPYYGGGFGGGFGGGFGRTRVVTRTRYRGRGGYYGGGFYG from the coding sequence ATGGATTACAAACGGATATTGTTTATGTTGAGCCTGGCTGTGCTGCTGTTCTGTAATTTTGTGCAAGCCAGCGAACCGGAAACGGATGTGGCAAAGGAGAAGCCTAGTGCCGTGCAACTCTCGGAAGCCGGCGAGACGACCCATAATGAGGAGGGCGATCGAAAGGTCCGCCAGTACTTTGGCCCACCGCCATTTgggccaccaccaccgccctTCTTTggcccaccaccaccaccaccctaCTATGGCGGAGGCTTCGGCGGTGGCTTTGGCGGCGGTTTTGGGCGCACTCGTGTCGTCACCCGCACCCGTTACCGTGGACGCGGTGGCTACTACGGCGGAGGCTTCTACGGTTAA
- the LOC108131522 gene encoding uncharacterized protein translates to MFRLLVLWVTVVLVVSLDEREFDPQVAPPRNTVSKPFQLWRNFASQVRKVFSNLQAKTTHPPPPTAKVRIRSTTTSEPELQYYGALNPIYQTGNF, encoded by the exons ATGTTCCGTTTGCTGGTGCTGTGGGTCACAGTGGTGCTGGTCGTGTCGCTGGACGAAAGGGAGTTTGATCCACAGGTGGCTCCGCCTCGAAATACAG TTTCTAAGCCTTTCCAACTTTGGCGCAACTTTGCCAGCCAGGTGCGAAAAGTCTTTAGTAATCTTCAGGCCAAAACCACTCATCCACCACCTCCCACTGCCAAAGTCAGGATAAGAAGCACCACGACATCAGAGCCGGAACTCCAGTACTATGGAGCCTTGAATCCAATTTATCAAACTGGGAActtttaa
- the LOC108131521 gene encoding uncharacterized protein, with product MKFLALSFALIAAMVACSLALPVELQNNIEPLNLWELEVQEPEPQLDEVEGERVARGLGGFGGLGGKFGGLGGLKGFGGLGHGFGGGFGGHGFGGGFGGLGGFKSLFNKKF from the coding sequence ATGAAGTTCCTGGCTCTGAGTTTCGCCCTGATTGCCGCCATGGTGGCCTGCTCCTTGGCCCTTCCCGTGGAGCTGCAGAACAACATCGAACCCCTGAACCTCTGGGAATTGGAGGTTCAAGAGCCGGAGCCACAGCTGGATGAAGTGGAGGGTGAAAGAGTGGCCCGAGGACTAGGAGGCTTTGGTGGACTGGGCGGCAAGTTCGGTGGACTTGGTGGCCTGAAAGGATTCGGTGGTCTGGGCCATGGTTTCGGCGGTGGCTTCGGTGGACATGGATTCGGCGGTGGATTCGGTGGTCTTGGCGGATTCAAGAGCCTTTTCAACAAGAAGTTCTAA